From the Nonlabens marinus S1-08 genome, one window contains:
- a CDS encoding MarC family protein has translation MNLSVVSDFFKSVNVKEIFTASMILFAVIDIIGSIPIIVDLRRKVGHVQSEKASIVAGLLMIVFMFVGESMLHLIGIDVNSFAVAGAFIIFFIALEMILGVQLYKDEQPETAAIIPIAFPLIAGAGTLTSVLSLRSEYSAVNIIAAILINIIFVYIVLKNSGRIEKVLGKQGISVARKIFGVILLAIAVKLFATNVKELF, from the coding sequence ATGAATTTAAGTGTAGTTTCAGACTTTTTCAAGTCCGTTAATGTAAAGGAGATTTTTACTGCGAGTATGATACTCTTTGCGGTGATCGATATTATAGGTAGCATTCCTATAATCGTTGACTTAAGACGTAAAGTGGGGCATGTTCAAAGTGAGAAAGCTTCTATCGTGGCCGGATTACTCATGATTGTTTTCATGTTTGTAGGCGAGAGCATGCTGCACTTGATAGGTATTGACGTGAACTCTTTTGCGGTTGCAGGAGCGTTTATCATCTTTTTCATTGCCCTAGAAATGATTCTAGGGGTACAATTGTACAAAGATGAACAACCAGAAACAGCAGCAATCATCCCTATAGCTTTCCCGCTGATTGCAGGCGCAGGAACTTTGACCTCAGTATTATCACTAAGATCAGAATATAGTGCTGTGAATATTATTGCAGCGATTCTAATCAATATAATTTTTGTGTATATCGTCCTCAAAAACTCAGGTCGTATCGAGAAAGTATTAGGGAAACAAGGGATTAGTGTGGCTAGAAAAATCTTTGGGGTTATCTTGCTGGCGATAGCTGTTAAACTATTTGCGACTAACGTAAAAGAATTATTTTAA